The Sander lucioperca isolate FBNREF2018 chromosome 4, SLUC_FBN_1.2, whole genome shotgun sequence DNA segment aggacatggaggattaaaaaaaacatgatgaactcttcagaagaggtaattatcttcaatCGAGCTTCTGcatgggaaagtcaccggacgacacaatcttctgaacatagccatactgagaaatacagagagagttgtgtggagctgatagtcttaattagctatgtagcaactcatttggtaatggcttgaatgtaacagatgttTAATAAATAAAGCATCTACAAACATTTTTTAGATATTATCAGTACACTCATAATCAAACGTTTATTTTTCAATATCAAATCATTTCTGTGGAAATGTAttcaataaaatatttaatgtgGGTGTTACTTAATGCTTTATAAAGCAGTTCGTCCCTCATTACTGAACCAAGCCAGAGAAGACAGCATGTAAAactttgttttgtatgtttgttgcctGTGACGCTGAGGGGGGGTTCACTTCAAACAGAGAAGTGTGCAGTGATAACATCCTGTCTGCGGTTGAACGACATCCTGCGTGCCTGCGGCCTCACGGCTGCTGAATGAGGCTGTTGTTTGCAGCGCCAGCCAATCACTTTCTCCGGACTGATGGGAAGGAGAGGGATGGGGAAGGGCGTCCGGAGCTGGCAGCCTGCTCAGGATATTCCCTGGAAGGAGTAATGGATGGTGAGGAGTGACAGGGGGGAGGTTGAGAGCGTGACACACTCAGACCCAGACTCTGAGCAGCGCCACTGCCATGGAGCCAAGCATCCAGGCTCTGGAGCTGTTGGGGCTGCTGCTGTGCGGGGGGGCCTGGCTGTGCTCACTGGCCACCACGCTGTTGTCCTGCTGGCTGACGCTGTCCACCGAGCTGCTGACCACCGAGACCTACGAGCTGGGGCTGTGGCAGACCTGCGTGGTGCAGGAGCTGGGCGTGCTGGAATGCCGGCCATATGACGGCCTGCTGGGCCTGCCGGCCGACATCCAGCTGGCCCGCATCCTCATGTGCATGGCGCTGGCCACCGGGCTGCTGGCGCTGCTGCTGGCCATCCCCAGCGTGCACGCCATCAACAGCTGCCACGGCCAGCTGCAGGACCGCCGCTGCAAGAGGGCACTAAAGATGACCGGGGGGGCGCTGAGCGTGGCAGCCGGGATCCTGGGGCTGGTCCCGGTGTCCTACATCGCCCACCTTACGGTCGTACGCTTCTTCGACGAGTCGGTGCCCGAGGTGCTGCCACGCTGGGAGTTCGGGGACGCTCTATTCTGTGGCTGGACGGCGGGAGTTCTTCACCTGGTGGCCGGAACGCTGCTGCTGATTTCCTGTTTGTGTTTGCAGAAGGAAAACTGTAACACATCTGTCCACGTCTCCCCTGGTGAGGGACGATCCCCCATCACGACCAGATCTGTGTACGTCTGAGACCACGTCCCATCAGGGACGCCACCAGTCCACTTCCAAATCTTCtccaaacatgttttattatgtCACCTGGGTCAGTGGCATCAGAGAATACAGCTGCAACAAAAAGGTTTGCTGAATGAAGAACTCAGAAGTACATTTATAAAGACATTTAGAGAGGAAAAACTTTGTTCAAACAAAGAAAACTTTCCATTTTCATAAAACAAATTCAGGCTTCTGTTGCTCCGAAGTGCAAAAGTGACAACAGAGAATAAAAAGGTTTGTTTTCTCAATGAAGTTCTGAATCACAGTTTTGGAAGCTAGAAAATAAAAGGGTCTATTTTAAGATCATTATTAAACCTTAATGAGTGGTTTTCACAGACAAAACATAGCAAATGTGAATAAAAATAGATTCCAAatgctgcaaagatgaatggattagttatcaactaaattaatctccaactaattggataattgattaatcagttaaatcatttttgatgtcagcttgttaaatgtgaatattttctagtttcttttctcctctgtgacagtaaactttgagttgtggacaaaacgaaACATTTGAGGACTGCACACCTCTTACGAGTCCAACCTGTGAATCAGAACTGCTTTGTGAAAACAAGCCTTTTTATTGGACTGGATTGCTCGTATAGTTACTTTGGGCATTTTTGGAGCATCAAAGAAAATACTGGACATGTTGTTTGTGAGTTTGTTTGTGATGAAGCCCTGTTTTAGTCTGATTTCCCCCAAACCCATCTGGACACTGTTTAGTGTCTGTGGAAACTTTGAGATTTAAAAAGTTTTGTGGGTTTAAACAAAGTTTGCACtctttttaaacatgtttcaAACTGTTTAAACCTCAAACTTTGGAATAATTTCACATGTGTAACATTTTATATGAGCCCATATCTCAGTTTTTAATcattcagatgttttttttttctttctggaaCCAAAGAGACAAAACGtgctgctgtttcctgttttattgctTCTGTCGCTGCAATAATAACTTCagcaataaatcaaatcaacacACACGTCatcttttatgtttttgtataaATATCATTTCTGACCTTCAGCAGGAAGAAATGACTATAAGAATGATTATAAAATATGATTACAAGTTATCAGCATTATTTTCACTCAGTCATCAACAGGCTGGAAAATGATTCATAGGTTTAATTTGGAGAAAAATATATCCATCTGCAGTTACACAAAAGGTGGTTACATgataaaaaagagaagaagcTGCTTCACCTTCAATCAGtattatgattatgattatgatggtTTGAATGAGGCTATAGTTCTGATTGTGAATAAATATGCTACAGAATAAAACTAAAGGTCACATAAAACTGACGCCTGCTTGTTTTTTTGGGCTCTGTGTGAAAATGATTTTTGAATGAATGAGttgataaattattattttttgcccTGATGTGTTCATCTGAAACATGTTTGAGTATGAAAATGAATCTGCAGACAGAAGTCTAAGCTCTAGCGTCTCATTGGCTCATCTCTGCAGCCGACCAATGAGAGCTGAGAGCTGCCTTTGTTGTAGTGTCACAATCAAGTCATTATATGATAATCTGCCTCCAGCAGCAGCTGGCTCCACATCAGTCACCACGGCGACCGCATCACGTGACTTCGTTACTTAAAGAGTAACTTTGGTTattccaacctggaccctacTTTTAACGtgtctgtgtctaagtgactgatgggaacaacaatctttgaaactggtccagtattaaacaagaacGCTGCAGTTGgcaccaccagactccatttaaataaacactcaTTTTATCATCATATAACACACTTTTACataagtttatttatatttatataagttGATTTCATCCATCAAACGTTTGTTTGATGGATGAAATGCTGAAAATACCAAATGTCAAGTCCTGAATGAAAAGGAGCGGAGAGAAGATGAATCTTATATAATCTGCCCCTCTTTCACAAAACATacattaaccctctgaggtctgagggcatttatagatatcttcttgaattctccttttaagagTTTTTGCATATAACCTGATCcctgtgtgtttcatatcaaaatgttatgAACAAGCTTTCCGTATAGTGACACCCAAaattgttccagagcaatgCGTAAAGAGATGAAGCCAGATCTGTTGTGAACGCCCCAACACATTTCACTGTATTTAGTCAACATATTTGCTtgaattgttttaattttttttaattgccattcgaaggcaaaaacagcacttttagtggacggaaactGTGCCCATTTGTCCACTTACGTTACAGGGCAGCTTGTTTtgtctcgctcaatactggaccaatgtcaaaaaCTGTGGTTCCCATCAGTCAATTAGACACAGAACCATGGgaaaatagagtccaggttgaaaaaaagaaaaaaagaacctcTAGAAAAACAACTTATCGAGTGATTAATTGTATTATGTAATTGATTAGAAACATTTTGTCATGATGCCGGCAGGGTTAATGGTCCTCACAGCgctacataaacacactgagCGACACACTCCCAGAACAAACATGAAAGAGACGCCCGTGCAGGACCTGAAGGCTGCTCTTTAATTACTCTTTTCCTTTTTGGGACAATGGAGCTGCGAGTTACAGACAGGAAGTGTTGTTTCACAGCGGCTCTCATCATGGAGCCAAACAGGGAAACACTGCCACCCTCGGCTCGCTCTGCCAACACTGACAAATGGTCGGCTGATAACAGCTGctctgaggcctgtactacgaatcaagatcaacatgccctggatttctttcagttacccggcttcactgaccctaacaaccgtggtccagcataacctgtgtcacaacggtggttatcaactagttcaatcaacccagggatTCCCAATCCAGCGAAGCACACGTTCACATTAAAGAGGTGGTGTTTGCACAGcgtgaccaatcgcaaacatctaccagagccacaTATTTCACATAAGAAGAGCAACTACCACCCAATATCCAACCTCTCCTTTCTGTCTGTAACCCTGGAACGTATAGTCGCCTCACAACTACAAACCCATCTTCATGCCAATAACCAATTTGAACCTTTCCAATCTGGTTTTCGCCCCCTCCACAGCACAGAAACCGCTCTCCTCAAAGTCCTCAACGACCTCCTCACCTCTGCTGACACCGGTTCCCTCAACATCCTTATCCTCCTCGACCTGAGTGCAGCCTCCGATACTGTGAGCCATAACATCCTGCTCATCAGACTCAAAGACCTCGGTATTGAAGGTACTGCACTCAGCTGGCTCCGCTCCTACCTTTCTAACAGATCCCACTTCATCTCTCTCCATAACCACACCTCTGCCACAGCCACAGTTACTCAAggtgttccccaaggctccgtacTCGGCgccctcctcttcatcatctacaTCCTCCCCCTTGGTCAGATACTCCGCCACTTCAACCTGGACTTCCACTGTTACGCCAATGACACCCAGATATACCTCAGCACCAAATCCCCCCACAATCCTCCCCTCTCCCACATCAACTCCTGTctgtcagctattaaaacctggATGCAACACAACTTCCTCAAACTCAACAGCGATAAAACAGAATTCCTCCTCATAGGCTCCAAATCCACACTCAGCAAAATCAATAACCCCACTCTCACCATCGACGGCACCATTGTCTCCCCATCTCCCCAGGCCCGCAACCTTGGCGTGATCTTTGATTCCACCCTCTCCCTTGAGCCCCACATCCGTCATGTCATTAAAACCTCCTTCTTTCACCTCTGCAAGATCGTCAAAATCAGACCCTCTCTCACACCCCCTGCTGCTGAAAGACTCATTCACGCCTTCATCTCCTCCTGActggactactgcaactcaCTTCTCCTTGGCATCAGCTCTACCAACATCATCCGACTCCAGCTGGTCCAGAACGCAGCCGCCCGCCTCATCACCCGCTCCAAATCCTGgcaccacatcactccagtcctaaaacaactccactggcttcctatCTCCCACCGGATCACCTACAAAATTCTGGTCCTCACCTACAAAGCCCTCCACCATCTGGCCCCCTCATACCTCACTGACCTCCTCTCCCCGTACCAACCCTCACGGTCCCTCAGATCCACCTCAGCCGGTCTCCTCTGCATCCACAAGTCCAACCTCCACAGTTTTGGGGACAGAGCCTTCTCCAGGGTAGCTCCCAGGCTCTGGAACTCTCTCCCCCAAGAGATCCGATGCTGAGTCCCTCACCATCTTCCAGTCCCGCCTCAAGACCCATCTCTTCACCTCTGCCTATTCATAGCCCCACGCCCCCTCCCTTCTCATCTATGCctgaatcttgttttgttttgctttgttttgctttgttttgttttgttgtgcattgtttttattatctaCCTGCCCTGTAAAGCGACTTTGAGTTTGTGAAAGCAAAAAGCGGAACATCATTTTCCATAATGAAAACACAGTTTGTAGCTTTAATTTCACATGAAATCCTGTctatttgttttgctttttaatgtttaatgaagGATATTTACACTTTTGTAAAAACTAATTTTCTctatttacttattttatctgatttaagaaatgtatttaaagtactAAACCAATTCAGGTTTagtactttaaatacatttcttaaatcagataaaatataataattgcacatttgtcttttttattaaacTGTTTAACAGTTTAATAACAAAGATAAATGTACAATTATGATACATTTGCAAATGGTCTTTGTATGTGCAAACTAATATTTTATATAGTTATTCATAAACTGTGTTTGCATGcagttaaaatatatatatatatatatactatatatatattttgattaaGGCAATACTCCGAATTCTCAAACGCCTTGCCCGGGAGTTCTCATAACCCGGTTAACAGACCTAGAGAACTCCTACAGTAACCGGGGTATTCCTTCATGCATACACCTTAACCTAAGGAAGATCGGGTTATGCGCCTGCACATGCTCTGTAGGTAGAATCCGGCAGCGCTGTGAGCGGAGATACAAATCGTTGCTGTGATACCACAAAACAGCGTTACCCGAATCAGCAGCGAGGCAGCTGCAGCACCGAGCCTACGTGCTGGTGCTGCTTGATCTCAGCGCAGCCTTCCATACTGTTGATCACCGCATCAGGGTTCGGTTCTGGGACCGATTTTATTCTCCCTTTATACGTATACTCCTCCTTGGACACATTATGAGCAAATTTAAAGGTATTTCATATCACTGCTATGCGTTTGACATTcaattgtatttttcttttaaacctGACCAGATtgataatttaaatgttttacagGAGTGTCTGTCTGCTATAATAAAGGACTGGATGGCCAGTAACTGTCTTCAGTTAAATGCCGACAAAACTGAGGTTCTGAATTTTGCTGCGGAAAGCATTGTCTCCACGGTGGCTAGCAGTATTGGGTTGCTGAACTCCAACGTGCGTTTTAGACTGAGAAATCTTGGTGTGACTTTAGATCAGGTTACGAGTCCTTAAGTCcttaacatttgtttttttccacctcATTGCAAAACTCAGGCGTGTTGTATCCTACGCTGAGTTAGAAATGATTCTACATGCATTTGTTTCCTCGCGTttggattactgtaattctctttttacttgCCTCAGTAAATCATCTGTAGATCGTTTACAATTGGTCCAGAATGCTGCTGCTAGGCTGCTGACAAGGTCAGGGAGGGCATGTCACATTACCCCTATCCTGGCTTCTTTGCACTGGCTACCGGTTAAATTCAGGATCCAGTTTAAGATTCTTGTAATTATGTACAGAGCCATCAGTGGTCAGGCACCGGCCTACATTAGTGATCTGCTGCAGCCTGATGTTGTCAGCAGATGATCAGGGCTTACTGGCTGTTCCTCATACTAAGCTGAAAACTAAAGGTGACAGAACTTTTGAAACAATGGCTCCTAGACTGTGGAACGCTTTGCCTTATGATTTGAGAGCAGCAGCCTCTGttgatattttttaaaagcagctaAAGACAAAGTCAGGCGTTCGTTTAGCCACATTGTTGACTGTACTACGATGTATTTTATGTCTTTGTGATTTGTTATGATTTACTGTTATTGAGTATGACTTGTATTGATCATCgattaatttaaatgtatttatttatttggcctGTGAGGTACTTATTGGCTCTGTCTGTGATaattgctatataaataaactttacttacttacttacttacggTCCATCTGCTACACTTCCCGCAGACAGCAGCGAACGCTGGGAGATGGCTCAACAGATTGTCTGGGGCTGTCAACGCTGTGTCTCGGCAAAGAAGTGGAGGGATAGAACAGTCGCTGTGGCCACTGTTAgtttgctaattccacccaacatgccttcatgcGACACTGGTTAAGGTTACAGATAATGGCTGAGATGTCACTAGTCTGGCATAGCCAGACTAGTGACATCTgcagagggtctggctagtccacatagcattcagggatgggagaaaaacgtgctctggttaattggcaattctttaaaccaatcacaatcatcttgggcggtgctaaagcACCGGATggagcctcgggaaggaacttgttttggtggaacaagtgtacgttcaaaagtagttttagtcgtgcaacagaaaactcagattggacagatagtctagctagctgtctggatttaccctgcagagatctgaggagcagttaaccatagtcctcataaatccaccggagtttagattTTCCGTCAACACTGgcgcaatcccggaaatgaaatgcGTAAATATAGATCTACTCATGTAAAGTATCTTGAACATATGTACAGTACTTGTTCATTAGATGATTTATTCAGCATCATCTCAGCCTGAAGACGACTTTAGGAAACCATCTTTTAGACTTTCTGTCAcctgttttcaaaatgtctCTATCGCATATcaacataaacacagacatgAAGGGGTTCATCCTGGGAGTTCAGCCAGGAGTTGGCTGCACGATCAATAATCACTTACTGATTATGCCACTCACATGAATCACTTACATCTGCTCCTTTCTACTTTACTCCACTCCATCTCAGAGGGAAAGCTTGTACTTTGTACTGCACTCCATTAGTCTGACAGCGTAAGATACTTTACAGATGACAGTTCttcatccccttcctgtccagtgaaaaccatgtatctgcagatgtgttgattttgaatgtttgtgataaactgaaggatgtaGTGTTTCTTTATGTGATGAGAAAATCCTCCTCCTTCCgaagctaaataaagtctttaaaaggCCTCCTGGATCAGCTGGGAAATGCATCgccacaaagctgaaaacaggctGTTTACAAAAGCCTTCACTTGTTGtggtgtaactgtgtgtgtgtgtgtgtgtgtgtgtgtgtgtgtgtgtgtgtgtgtgtgtgtgtgtgtgtgtattgttccCTGGGAAACAGAGTGTGGACCAGAGCTCCCAGCATTGTAAAAGTCGGGAACAAAAGAGTCTGTTTTCATCTGAGTCCAACAGCAGCAGAAGACAGGAAGTCATTGAGAGTCAGATgggacggtgtgtgtgtgtgtgtgtgtgtgtgtgtgtgtaaggggggGGAGGATTTTATGTTTCAGACTTAAAAAATAGAGACCAGAGAAATGTCT contains these protein-coding regions:
- the LOC116045737 gene encoding putative claudin-24, with the translated sequence MEPSIQALELLGLLLCGGAWLCSLATTLLSCWLTLSTELLTTETYELGLWQTCVVQELGVLECRPYDGLLGLPADIQLARILMCMALATGLLALLLAIPSVHAINSCHGQLQDRRCKRALKMTGGALSVAAGILGLVPVSYIAHLTVVRFFDESVPEVLPRWEFGDALFCGWTAGVLHLVAGTLLLISCLCLQKENCNTSVHVSPGEGRSPITTRSVYV